From a region of the Rouxiella sp. S1S-2 genome:
- a CDS encoding TonB-dependent siderophore receptor produces MTFKLSQYSLATVIGLGLGTSALSFSLSAAETLSKENTDKGDTIVVTAAQQNLQAPGVSTITSAEIQKRPPARDINELIRTMPGVNLTGNSTSGQRGNNRQIDIRGMGPENTLILIDGLPANSRNSVRQGWRGERDTRGDTSWVPPDMIERIEVLRGPAAARYGNGAAGGVVNIITKKDTKDWHGSWNTYLNAPQHKDEGSTKRTDFSLSGPLGDQFSFRLFGGYSKTKADAQDINAGHQSERTGTYADTLPAGREGVIDKNIDALLHWDFAPMQSLEFEVSNGRQGNLYAGDTQNTNTSALVKSMYGKETNRIYRQTYALTYRGAWENGVSTTHYVQYEKTTNSRMNEGLAGGTEGIFADDSFKDTHLGNVLAHSEVSIPFDLGVPQTATLGTEWNQQKMKDGSSNTQALSGGTIAGIDSSGRSPYSSAQIFSLFAEDNIELTDSTMLVPGLRFDHHSIVGDNWSPSLNLSQELGDHFTLKMGIARAYKAPSLYQTNPNYVLYSKGQGCAASTGGCYLLGNKDLNAETSTNKEIGLEYHDGGLLAGLTYFRNDYRNKIEAGYLPTGTSTSNVSTDVYRWENVPKAVVQGLEGTLNIPLSSSVNWTNNGTYMIESKNKETGDYLSIIPKFTVNSTLSWQATEDLSMQSTMTWYGRQKPKKYNYKGEDVTGSEKHEVSPYAVFGLSGTYTVSKYVSVTAGIDNLLDKRQFRAGNAQTVGNAVTNAYMYGAGAATYNEPGRTFYMSLNTHF; encoded by the coding sequence ATGACTTTTAAACTTTCGCAATACTCTTTGGCTACAGTAATAGGGCTCGGATTAGGCACTTCTGCACTGTCGTTCTCCCTCAGCGCGGCAGAAACCCTATCCAAAGAAAACACAGACAAAGGCGACACTATTGTTGTCACCGCCGCCCAGCAAAACCTTCAGGCTCCGGGCGTTTCCACCATTACCTCCGCTGAAATTCAAAAACGACCGCCTGCGCGCGACATCAATGAACTGATCCGCACCATGCCAGGCGTAAACCTTACCGGTAACTCCACCAGCGGCCAGCGCGGCAACAATCGTCAGATTGACATTCGCGGCATGGGGCCGGAAAACACCCTTATTCTGATCGACGGACTGCCGGCCAACAGCCGAAACTCTGTGCGTCAAGGCTGGCGCGGTGAACGTGACACGCGCGGCGACACCAGCTGGGTTCCGCCAGATATGATTGAGCGCATTGAAGTGCTACGCGGTCCCGCGGCCGCACGCTATGGCAACGGCGCCGCCGGTGGCGTGGTGAATATCATCACCAAAAAAGACACCAAAGACTGGCACGGATCGTGGAATACCTATCTCAATGCGCCGCAGCACAAAGATGAAGGCTCAACCAAGCGCACTGATTTCAGCCTGTCAGGCCCGCTGGGCGATCAGTTCAGCTTCCGCTTGTTCGGCGGCTACAGTAAAACTAAGGCCGATGCGCAGGACATCAACGCCGGGCATCAGTCAGAGCGCACCGGAACCTATGCCGACACGCTTCCAGCCGGTCGTGAAGGGGTGATTGACAAAAATATCGATGCCCTGCTGCACTGGGATTTCGCCCCAATGCAGTCGCTGGAGTTTGAAGTTTCAAACGGCCGTCAGGGCAATCTCTACGCCGGTGACACGCAAAACACCAACACCAGCGCGCTGGTGAAGAGTATGTACGGAAAAGAAACTAACCGTATTTATCGCCAAACCTATGCGCTTACCTATCGCGGTGCCTGGGAAAACGGCGTTAGCACCACCCATTACGTTCAGTATGAGAAAACCACTAACTCACGCATGAATGAAGGACTGGCGGGCGGCACTGAAGGGATTTTTGCCGACGACAGCTTCAAGGATACTCATCTTGGCAACGTGCTGGCACACAGTGAAGTCAGCATTCCATTCGACCTGGGCGTACCGCAAACCGCTACGCTGGGTACTGAATGGAACCAGCAGAAGATGAAGGACGGATCGTCCAATACGCAGGCGCTGTCCGGCGGAACTATTGCGGGCATCGACAGCAGCGGTCGCAGTCCTTACTCCTCTGCGCAAATCTTCTCGCTGTTTGCCGAAGACAATATCGAACTGACCGACAGTACCATGCTAGTGCCGGGACTGCGCTTCGATCACCACTCCATTGTCGGTGATAACTGGAGCCCGTCGCTTAATCTGTCGCAGGAGCTGGGCGACCACTTTACCTTGAAAATGGGCATTGCCCGCGCCTACAAAGCGCCGAGTTTGTATCAGACCAACCCTAACTATGTGCTCTACAGTAAGGGACAAGGCTGTGCGGCAAGTACCGGCGGATGCTATCTGCTAGGTAATAAAGATCTCAACGCCGAAACCAGCACCAACAAAGAGATAGGCCTTGAGTATCACGACGGTGGTTTACTGGCGGGCCTCACCTACTTCCGCAACGACTATCGCAACAAGATTGAAGCGGGTTATCTGCCAACCGGCACCTCGACCAGTAACGTCTCGACCGACGTTTATCGCTGGGAAAATGTGCCAAAAGCCGTGGTTCAGGGATTGGAAGGCACCCTGAATATTCCGCTCAGCAGCAGCGTGAACTGGACCAACAATGGAACCTATATGATTGAAAGTAAAAATAAGGAGACCGGCGATTACCTGTCGATCATTCCGAAATTTACTGTCAATTCTACGCTGAGCTGGCAGGCAACCGAAGACCTCTCAATGCAATCCACCATGACCTGGTATGGCCGTCAAAAGCCGAAGAAATACAACTACAAGGGCGAGGATGTGACCGGCAGCGAGAAGCATGAGGTCAGCCCTTATGCCGTGTTTGGCCTCAGTGGCACCTATACAGTTTCGAAATACGTTAGCGTAACCGCGGGCATCGATAACTTGCTCGATAAACGCCAGTTCCGCGCCGGTAATGCGCAAACCGTAGGTAATGCTGTCACCAATGCGTATATGTACGGTGCCGGGGCAGCAACCTATAATGAACCGGGAAGAACCTTCTACATGAGTTTAAATACCCACTTCTAA
- the fes gene encoding enterochelin esterase, translated as MSASSTLLNSKHAGSNGWWLEVARRGTPWVESSQEGCCKVTFFWRDPQGSEFTSSYQRVWININCLTDHHQSSPPQSLQRLSGTDVWYWQTELQSDWRGSYSFIPSVEDRPFSAEIDDAFGRMFAVRSWWRSIFSHASHDLLNPTRSWPGAKGHALSGLSLPDAPPQPAWRDFDSYNTSSGLCMPAPPAKIQRYQWRSERLGNQRNVWIYTTGEGESLSSRPLAILLDGQFWSQKMPIWEPLMQQTAQGKLPVAVYVLIEVIDSQHRAQELTCNSDFWLAVQEELLPEVEKRAAYSADPAKTVVAGQSFGGLSSLYAALNWPQRFGCVLAQSGSFWWPRRDMLQLGETPQDACWLPKQIEQGLGQQSALKIFMEAGRHEGLIHKVNNDLLDTFKNAPHRVHYRVVEGGHDALCWRGGLLDGLEALWADDFIVTKQTGVANGKA; from the coding sequence ATGTCAGCGAGCAGTACGCTGTTGAACAGCAAGCATGCAGGAAGCAACGGATGGTGGTTGGAGGTGGCTCGCCGGGGAACGCCCTGGGTCGAGTCTTCGCAAGAGGGCTGCTGCAAAGTCACCTTTTTCTGGCGCGATCCTCAGGGGAGCGAATTCACCTCTTCTTATCAACGGGTCTGGATCAACATCAACTGTCTGACTGACCATCATCAATCCTCCCCGCCACAGAGTCTGCAAAGGCTGAGCGGCACTGACGTCTGGTATTGGCAAACCGAACTCCAGTCTGACTGGCGTGGCAGCTACAGCTTTATTCCCAGCGTTGAAGACCGGCCTTTTAGCGCAGAAATCGACGACGCCTTCGGACGAATGTTTGCCGTACGTAGCTGGTGGCGCAGCATATTTTCTCACGCGAGCCACGATTTACTGAACCCAACCCGCTCATGGCCCGGAGCAAAAGGCCATGCGCTTTCCGGCCTTAGCCTCCCCGATGCGCCGCCGCAGCCTGCCTGGCGAGATTTCGATAGCTATAACACCTCAAGCGGACTGTGTATGCCTGCGCCTCCGGCCAAGATTCAGCGCTATCAGTGGCGCAGCGAGCGATTGGGCAACCAGCGCAATGTCTGGATTTACACCACCGGCGAGGGGGAGAGCCTGTCTTCCCGCCCGCTGGCTATTTTACTCGACGGGCAGTTTTGGTCACAAAAAATGCCGATTTGGGAACCCCTGATGCAGCAAACTGCGCAGGGCAAATTACCGGTGGCGGTTTATGTGCTTATCGAGGTGATAGACAGTCAGCACCGCGCACAGGAGCTGACCTGTAACTCTGATTTCTGGCTGGCGGTACAGGAAGAGTTGCTGCCGGAAGTTGAAAAGCGCGCAGCCTATTCTGCCGATCCGGCCAAAACGGTGGTTGCTGGACAAAGCTTTGGCGGTCTTTCGTCGCTGTATGCGGCGCTGAACTGGCCGCAGCGTTTTGGCTGCGTGCTCGCCCAGTCGGGTTCTTTCTGGTGGCCGCGTCGCGACATGCTGCAGCTCGGTGAAACGCCGCAGGACGCCTGCTGGCTGCCGAAACAAATCGAGCAGGGGCTTGGGCAACAGAGTGCGTTGAAGATATTTATGGAGGCGGGCCGTCACGAAGGGCTGATCCACAAAGTGAACAATGACCTGCTCGACACCTTTAAAAACGCACCGCATCGCGTGCATTACCGCGTGGTCGAAGGCGGACACGATGCGCTGTGCTGGCGGGGTGGGCTGCTCGACGGGCTTGAGGCGCTGTGGGCCGATGACTTTATCGTGACTAAACAGACGGGAGTCGCTAATGGAAAAGCTTAA
- a CDS encoding MbtH family protein — protein sequence MEKLNPFDDEAQTLWVLKNSENQYSLWPDFSAIPQGWEAVFGPAARTDCINWLELTRRSA from the coding sequence ATGGAAAAGCTTAATCCTTTTGATGATGAGGCCCAGACACTGTGGGTGCTGAAAAACAGTGAAAATCAGTACAGCCTGTGGCCGGATTTCAGCGCTATTCCTCAGGGATGGGAGGCGGTTTTTGGCCCCGCAGCACGCACGGATTGTATTAACTGGCTCGAATTAACTCGCAGGAGTGCTTAA
- a CDS encoding enterobactin synthase subunit F has translation MPLVAAQPGIWVADQLSPHDNAYAVAHYIELTGQLDRENLCKAIGQGLSEADTLRMRFDEHDGVPVQWVDGAVEIPAVEWVDLYDSAQSQAAAQGLKKIECQASAALALMRDDLNGKLRVADGQPLFRHIVIRVAKDRWFWYQRYHHAIVDAFSFTAIARRIAQIYTALCQQQQPEASPFVPFREVVEEYQQYQQSALYERDRQFWLKKARQLPPAASISAQPLVGQTPSTHIFRLSQACSPQQFSRLAATGEAHKLTPSDMALALVSLWVSRLSGQTELGAGFIFMRRMGSAALCATGPVINVLPVGFNVAPQQTLVEVARSIAQELKMARRHQRYDAEQIPRDIGSVGDSQPLYGTVFNFKMFDFRLDFNGMEGVTHELASGPVRDLEIALYIDESGQLTVDLLANAERYQPDELAAHLQRLPLLLSQFADNTALLTGDADMLTDADRTLIERVNDTAFPVEESTLSCLLAQQAEKTPDAPALADERHQFTYRETREQVIALTQRLISQGVKPGDIVAVALPRSVFLSLALMAIVEAGAAYLPMDTSYPDDRLAMMLEDASPRLIITDNGQLPRFARQGNVMIYDDLLNLKSDFPQVFKGPSPQHPAYLIFTSGSTGRPKGVVVGHQAIVNRLLWMQNQYPIGGDDVVLQKTPSSFDVSVWEFFWPLIVGAKLVMAPPEAHRDPEQLQQLIAHHRVTTLHFVPSMLAAFVSTLEEADAVRHCASLRQVFCSGEALPTELCRLWQRRTGVALHNLYGPTEAAVDVSYHPAWGESLAAVSGANVPIGLPVWNTGLHILDARLQPVPPGIAGDLYLTGVQLAQGYLGRPDLTASRFVADPQGNGGRMYRTGDVARWLPSGAVEYLGRSDFQLKIRGQRIELSDIDHALLSLPGITQAVAHAMTLGTPAQDATGGDARQLVGYVVAQQDVRLSLEALRNALAEILPPHMVPVALVELPTLPLSANGKLDRKALPQPESAQQTQGREPEPGLETLIAQAVSKLLSRETVFADDDFFALGGHSLLAMRLAAQLRRELGRPVSVGQIMVASKIEQLAALLGEEQSQAEADNCGFEALLPLRSGTGPTLFCLHPASGFSWQFSVLPRYIDQQWSVVGIQSPHPDGPLCTSQNMSQVCDAHLQTVLSVQPHGPYHFIGYSLGGTLAQGIAARLQARGEEVAFLGLLDTYPPETQSWDVMLDDNVLKEIQRERQQFIAVSEGALDPTDEGDKNSMFDKIEANYADSVRLLSATHTARFNGEATLFVARRTLQEGMDVQQTWSHYVDSLQVHELDCAHVDIVSPVSFKILGPMLNRILRAL, from the coding sequence ATGCCGCTGGTGGCCGCACAGCCGGGTATCTGGGTTGCAGACCAACTTTCTCCCCACGACAATGCCTATGCGGTTGCTCACTATATTGAATTAACCGGTCAGCTTGACCGCGAAAATTTGTGCAAGGCCATAGGCCAGGGGCTTTCTGAGGCCGATACGCTGCGTATGCGTTTTGACGAACACGACGGCGTGCCGGTGCAGTGGGTTGACGGGGCGGTAGAGATCCCCGCCGTTGAGTGGGTCGATCTTTACGACAGCGCTCAGTCGCAAGCCGCCGCGCAGGGTCTGAAAAAGATCGAATGCCAGGCATCTGCCGCGCTGGCGTTGATGCGTGATGATCTTAACGGCAAGTTGCGCGTGGCGGACGGGCAGCCGCTGTTTCGCCATATCGTGATCCGCGTAGCCAAGGACCGCTGGTTCTGGTATCAGCGCTATCACCATGCCATCGTCGATGCCTTCAGCTTTACCGCCATCGCCCGCCGAATCGCCCAGATCTACACCGCGCTGTGCCAGCAGCAGCAGCCCGAAGCCTCGCCGTTTGTGCCTTTTCGCGAGGTGGTGGAGGAGTATCAGCAGTATCAGCAGTCAGCGCTTTACGAGCGCGACCGCCAATTTTGGCTGAAAAAAGCCCGCCAGCTGCCGCCCGCCGCCAGCATCAGTGCGCAGCCGTTGGTCGGACAAACGCCGTCTACGCATATTTTCCGTCTTTCTCAGGCCTGTAGCCCGCAGCAGTTTTCTCGGCTTGCTGCAACGGGCGAGGCGCATAAACTGACGCCGTCCGACATGGCGCTCGCGCTGGTGTCGCTGTGGGTTTCGCGGCTCAGCGGGCAAACCGAATTGGGTGCCGGATTTATCTTTATGCGCCGTATGGGCTCGGCCGCGCTGTGTGCCACCGGTCCGGTGATTAACGTGCTGCCGGTAGGATTCAACGTGGCGCCGCAGCAGACCTTGGTCGAGGTAGCCCGCAGCATTGCGCAAGAGTTGAAAATGGCACGCCGCCATCAACGCTACGACGCCGAGCAGATCCCGCGTGATATTGGCAGCGTAGGTGATTCTCAGCCGCTGTATGGCACCGTGTTTAACTTTAAAATGTTCGATTTCCGTCTTGATTTCAACGGGATGGAAGGGGTGACTCACGAGCTTGCCTCCGGTCCGGTTCGCGATTTGGAGATAGCACTTTATATTGACGAGTCCGGCCAGTTGACCGTTGATTTACTGGCAAACGCCGAACGCTATCAGCCCGATGAGCTTGCCGCACACTTACAGCGCCTGCCGCTGTTGCTAAGCCAGTTTGCTGACAATACTGCGCTGCTGACCGGTGATGCCGATATGCTTACTGACGCCGATCGCACGTTGATTGAGCGGGTGAATGACACCGCGTTTCCGGTCGAAGAGAGCACCTTGAGCTGCCTTTTGGCGCAGCAGGCGGAGAAAACGCCCGACGCCCCAGCATTGGCTGACGAACGGCACCAGTTTACCTATCGAGAGACCCGCGAGCAGGTTATTGCCCTGACGCAAAGACTGATTTCGCAAGGGGTTAAACCGGGCGATATCGTGGCCGTCGCGCTGCCGCGTTCGGTGTTTCTTTCACTGGCGCTAATGGCCATCGTTGAGGCCGGTGCGGCCTATTTACCGATGGACACCAGCTATCCTGATGACCGTCTGGCAATGATGCTGGAAGACGCCTCGCCGCGTCTGATAATCACTGATAACGGCCAGCTACCGCGCTTTGCCCGCCAAGGCAACGTGATGATTTATGACGACCTGTTAAACCTGAAATCAGATTTTCCTCAGGTATTTAAGGGACCCTCACCTCAGCATCCGGCCTATCTCATCTTTACCTCAGGGTCGACCGGTCGGCCAAAAGGCGTGGTGGTGGGGCATCAGGCCATTGTTAACCGCCTGCTGTGGATGCAAAACCAATATCCTATTGGCGGTGATGACGTCGTTTTGCAAAAAACGCCGAGCAGTTTCGACGTCTCGGTGTGGGAGTTTTTCTGGCCGCTTATCGTGGGCGCCAAACTGGTGATGGCACCGCCGGAGGCCCATCGTGACCCCGAGCAGCTGCAGCAGCTAATTGCGCACCATCGCGTGACGACCCTGCACTTTGTGCCGTCGATGCTGGCCGCGTTTGTCAGTACGCTGGAAGAAGCGGATGCGGTGCGCCACTGTGCCTCGCTGCGTCAGGTATTTTGCAGCGGTGAAGCGCTGCCCACCGAGCTGTGCCGCCTGTGGCAGCGCCGCACCGGCGTGGCATTACACAATCTTTATGGGCCAACCGAAGCGGCTGTCGACGTCAGCTATCATCCGGCGTGGGGGGAGTCACTGGCCGCCGTCAGCGGCGCGAATGTGCCGATCGGTTTACCGGTTTGGAATACCGGCCTGCACATTCTCGATGCCCGACTGCAGCCAGTGCCGCCGGGTATTGCTGGGGATCTTTATCTCACCGGCGTGCAGTTGGCACAGGGCTATCTGGGGCGGCCGGACCTCACCGCCAGCCGCTTTGTTGCCGACCCGCAGGGTAACGGTGGCCGCATGTATCGCACCGGTGATGTGGCGCGCTGGTTACCGAGCGGGGCGGTTGAATATCTCGGACGCAGTGACTTTCAATTGAAGATTCGCGGTCAGCGCATTGAGCTGAGCGATATTGATCACGCGCTGCTCTCTTTGCCCGGCATCACGCAGGCGGTGGCGCATGCCATGACGTTGGGCACGCCAGCGCAGGACGCAACCGGCGGCGATGCGCGCCAACTGGTGGGTTATGTGGTCGCCCAGCAGGATGTGCGTCTCAGTCTAGAGGCACTGCGCAACGCGCTGGCCGAAATTTTGCCGCCGCACATGGTGCCGGTCGCATTGGTCGAACTGCCCACGCTGCCGCTGAGTGCTAACGGCAAACTGGACCGCAAAGCCCTTCCACAGCCTGAATCAGCGCAGCAAACTCAGGGGCGTGAGCCTGAACCCGGCCTTGAAACGCTGATAGCGCAGGCGGTTTCCAAACTGTTATCTCGCGAGACGGTATTTGCTGACGACGATTTCTTTGCCCTCGGTGGCCATTCGCTGCTGGCGATGCGTTTAGCCGCGCAGCTGCGCCGTGAGCTGGGCAGGCCGGTCAGCGTGGGTCAAATTATGGTGGCTTCTAAAATCGAACAGCTGGCCGCGCTATTAGGTGAGGAGCAAAGCCAGGCTGAGGCTGATAACTGCGGGTTTGAGGCACTGTTGCCGCTGCGCAGCGGCACAGGGCCGACGCTGTTTTGCCTGCATCCTGCTTCAGGATTCTCTTGGCAGTTCAGCGTGTTGCCGCGCTACATTGACCAGCAGTGGTCGGTAGTTGGCATTCAGTCACCGCATCCAGATGGACCTCTGTGCACGAGTCAAAATATGAGTCAGGTGTGCGATGCACATTTACAAACTGTGTTAAGCGTTCAGCCCCACGGGCCGTACCATTTTATCGGTTACTCGCTGGGCGGCACCCTGGCGCAGGGCATTGCGGCCCGTTTGCAGGCCAGAGGGGAGGAGGTGGCGTTCCTCGGGCTGTTGGATACCTATCCGCCAGAAACGCAAAGCTGGGACGTGATGCTCGACGACAACGTGCTTAAAGAGATCCAGCGCGAACGCCAGCAATTTATCGCGGTTTCAGAAGGGGCGCTGGACCCGACAGACGAGGGCGACAAAAATTCGATGTTCGACAAAATCGAAGCCAACTATGCCGATTCGGTGCGGCTGTTGTCGGCCACCCACACTGCACGTTTTAACGGCGAAGCCACGCTGTTTGTTGCACGCCGCACCCTGCAGGAGGGAATGGACGTGCAGCAGACCTGGTCACATTATGTGGATTCTCTTCAGGTTCACGAATTGGACTGTGCGCACGTTGATATCGTTTCACCGGTGTCGTTTAAAATATTGGGGCCGATGCTTAACCGAATATTACGCGCTTTATAA
- a CDS encoding ATP-binding cassette domain-containing protein produces MNTEPFSPLRAENLTLGYEKKVVASDLSVSIPEGKLTVIIGPNACGKSTLLRTLSRLMQPQAGAVWLNGKAISEVPTKEVAKQLGLLPQSSTAPGDISVADLVARGRYPHQTLFSRWRSEDTQAVDDAMRATGVFELADSLVDTLSGGQRQRVWIAMVLAQQTPLLLLDEPTTWLDIAHQIDLMELMCRLNKQNDRTLVVVLHDLNHACRYAGHLIAMKDGKILAQGAPADIVTSELIEQVFGLRCHIIDCPISHTPLIIPLGHRDS; encoded by the coding sequence ATGAACACTGAACCGTTTTCCCCGTTACGGGCCGAGAATCTCACCCTTGGCTATGAAAAAAAGGTGGTGGCGAGCGACCTGTCAGTGTCGATCCCCGAAGGCAAGCTGACGGTGATTATTGGTCCCAACGCCTGCGGAAAATCCACCCTGCTGCGCACCCTCAGTCGCCTGATGCAACCGCAGGCGGGCGCGGTGTGGCTAAATGGCAAAGCCATCAGTGAGGTGCCGACCAAAGAGGTGGCCAAACAGCTTGGCTTGTTGCCGCAAAGCTCGACTGCGCCTGGGGATATTAGCGTCGCCGACCTCGTGGCGCGCGGGCGTTATCCGCATCAAACGCTGTTCAGCCGCTGGCGCAGCGAAGACACGCAGGCCGTGGACGATGCCATGCGGGCAACGGGTGTTTTCGAGCTGGCAGACAGTCTGGTCGATACGCTTTCCGGTGGGCAGCGTCAGCGCGTGTGGATAGCCATGGTGCTGGCGCAGCAAACGCCGTTGCTGCTGCTTGATGAGCCAACAACCTGGCTGGATATCGCCCATCAGATTGATTTGATGGAATTAATGTGCCGGTTAAATAAACAGAATGACCGCACGTTAGTGGTGGTTCTGCACGACCTTAACCACGCCTGCCGCTATGCAGGCCATCTGATTGCTATGAAAGACGGTAAAATTCTGGCTCAGGGTGCACCGGCGGATATTGTGACGTCTGAGCTTATTGAACAGGTGTTTGGCCTACGTTGTCACATCATTGACTGCCCAATTTCCCATACCCCGCTTATTATTCCCCTGGGGCATCGGGACTCATAA
- the fepG gene encoding iron-enterobactin ABC transporter permease produces the protein MSSNHTAGQLCASTKKSRRLRPMLTAAGLLLCCAALAVYALGSGTLALSAHQVIDALRGEGPKNLSVIVTQWRLPRVAIALIVGAALGISGAIFQSLMRNPLGSPDVIGFNTGAYSGVLVVIVLFNGSINQITAGAMAGGIITGLLVYWLAWRRGVETFRLIIVGIAVRALLIGFNTWLIINASLESALTAGLWSAGSLNGMTWLKSLPAVGVIVLAMLLAQGMCKRMRLLEMGDDTANALGVPVERSRLLLLLSGVSLTAAATAIAGPISFIALVAPQISRRLCANQTQPLFLAALTGALLLLVADVVAQRVFLPYQLPVGVLTVSIGGIYLIGLLIRESRR, from the coding sequence ATGAGCAGCAATCATACTGCCGGTCAGTTGTGCGCGAGCACTAAAAAATCTCGCAGGCTGCGACCCATGTTGACTGCGGCAGGACTGCTGCTGTGCTGTGCCGCGCTGGCGGTTTATGCACTCGGTAGCGGCACGCTTGCTCTCAGCGCGCATCAGGTGATTGACGCCCTGCGCGGTGAAGGTCCAAAAAATCTCTCGGTCATCGTGACCCAGTGGCGTTTGCCACGCGTGGCGATAGCGCTGATTGTGGGCGCAGCGCTGGGAATAAGCGGCGCTATTTTTCAATCTTTAATGCGCAATCCGTTGGGCAGCCCCGACGTGATTGGTTTTAATACCGGTGCCTACAGCGGCGTGCTGGTGGTGATTGTGCTGTTTAACGGCAGCATTAATCAGATAACCGCCGGGGCGATGGCCGGAGGGATTATCACCGGTCTGCTGGTTTACTGGCTGGCGTGGCGCAGAGGGGTTGAGACATTCAGGCTGATTATTGTCGGCATCGCCGTTCGTGCTCTGCTGATTGGCTTTAATACCTGGTTAATTATTAATGCCTCCCTCGAGTCAGCGCTGACTGCCGGACTGTGGAGCGCTGGTTCACTGAACGGCATGACCTGGCTTAAAAGCCTGCCGGCTGTCGGCGTTATCGTGCTCGCCATGCTGCTGGCGCAGGGGATGTGCAAAAGAATGCGCCTGCTCGAAATGGGCGATGACACCGCCAACGCACTGGGCGTACCGGTTGAGCGCTCGCGCCTGCTGCTGCTGCTCAGCGGCGTGTCGCTTACCGCTGCCGCTACCGCCATTGCGGGTCCGATATCGTTTATCGCGCTGGTTGCACCACAAATTTCCCGCCGCCTGTGTGCCAATCAAACTCAGCCGCTATTCTTGGCGGCATTAACCGGCGCTCTGCTGCTGTTGGTCGCCGACGTGGTGGCCCAACGCGTGTTCCTGCCTTATCAATTACCCGTTGGGGTGCTGACGGTCAGTATTGGTGGCATCTATCTGATTGGGTTATTAATTCGAGAGTCCAGACGCTAA
- the fepD gene encoding Fe(3+)-siderophore ABC transporter permease, which produces MMSTALPPVPRQLSGMLLAILLLLVMVALSLSVGEKSIPLDKVIQALKGQCSSADCVIILDARLPRTLAGILAGVALGLSGALMQILTRNPLADPGILGVNAGAGFAVVVGIAFFGATHIEQFLWYAFGGALVATLLVAIIGALGRGRINPIRLTLAGVALGAVLEGMSSGIALLNPQALDQLRFWQAGSLDIRSMSVIRTVALPIIFASVLTLFMGRALNNLTMGSELATALGTRIALTQLCGLLAITLLCGSATAAVGPIGFVGLMMPHIARRLSRSNPRWMLPWTLVLTPSLLLAADLIGRLLVVGEMRVSVVTAIIGAPVLIWLVRRHRGLSRG; this is translated from the coding sequence ATGATGTCTACTGCCCTCCCGCCCGTTCCACGCCAACTGAGTGGAATGCTGCTCGCCATATTGCTGCTACTGGTTATGGTGGCGCTCAGCCTTTCAGTGGGTGAAAAATCAATCCCGCTCGACAAGGTGATACAGGCGTTAAAGGGCCAATGCTCCAGCGCCGACTGCGTGATTATTCTTGATGCTCGCCTACCCCGTACGCTGGCCGGCATTCTTGCGGGCGTGGCGCTTGGCCTGTCGGGCGCGCTGATGCAGATTTTGACCCGCAACCCGCTGGCCGACCCCGGCATTCTTGGCGTCAACGCCGGTGCAGGTTTTGCAGTCGTTGTCGGTATCGCCTTTTTTGGTGCGACACACATCGAACAATTTTTGTGGTACGCCTTTGGCGGTGCGCTGGTGGCGACCCTGCTGGTGGCGATAATCGGCGCACTGGGGCGGGGAAGGATCAACCCCATTCGCCTGACGCTGGCCGGTGTGGCGCTGGGTGCCGTGCTTGAAGGCATGTCTTCGGGTATCGCTTTGCTTAATCCCCAGGCTTTAGATCAATTGCGCTTCTGGCAAGCAGGTTCACTGGATATTCGCAGCATGTCGGTGATTCGCACCGTGGCGTTACCGATAATTTTTGCCAGCGTGTTAACCCTTTTCATGGGCCGAGCGCTGAACAATTTGACCATGGGCAGCGAACTGGCTACCGCACTGGGTACCCGGATTGCCCTGACGCAGCTCTGCGGGTTGCTGGCGATTACGCTGCTGTGCGGCAGCGCCACGGCGGCGGTGGGTCCGATTGGTTTTGTGGGATTGATGATGCCGCACATCGCACGACGCCTTTCTCGATCCAATCCACGCTGGATGCTGCCTTGGACGCTGGTACTCACCCCTTCGCTGCTGCTGGCCGCCGACCTGATTGGCCGCCTGCTGGTGGTGGGTGAAATGCGGGTTTCGGTGGTCACTGCCATTATCGGTGCGCCGGTATTGATTTGGCTGGTTCGCCGTCATCGGGGGCTGAGTCGAGGATGA